The Negativicutes bacterium genome has a window encoding:
- the sppA gene encoding signal peptide peptidase SppA — protein MRKKLVIVGLILFVLTCLITLAFSTKKEKSTVLGEKVAVVYVDGVITNSSSRGLWGDVGGSESIINQLHKASEDSSVKAIVLRINSPGGSTGATQEVGEEIKKIRANGKLIYTSMGDVTASGGYWLASCTDKIYANSSTITGSIGVYMPYSNWEELYRKIGIKQEKIKSGEFKDIMSADRPMTNKEREIIQGIVNDTYEGFVQTVAEGRKMDINTVRALADGRIYTGNQAKAVGLVDDLGNMYDTIDAVAKAANIKGKPVVKEFGNDNPFAKLTGSSSKAELINILLMLLKNEDTTNMGLLAPQEKW, from the coding sequence ATGCGTAAAAAACTTGTGATTGTAGGATTAATTTTATTTGTTTTAACTTGTCTAATAACCTTGGCGTTTAGTACTAAAAAAGAAAAATCAACAGTGTTGGGCGAAAAAGTGGCGGTAGTGTATGTTGATGGAGTTATTACCAATAGCAGTTCTCGTGGATTATGGGGTGATGTTGGCGGTAGCGAAAGCATCATCAATCAATTACATAAAGCCAGTGAAGATAGCTCGGTTAAAGCCATTGTGTTAAGAATTAACAGCCCAGGTGGTAGCACCGGAGCGACCCAAGAAGTTGGTGAAGAAATTAAAAAAATTAGGGCTAACGGTAAATTGATTTATACTTCTATGGGTGATGTTACTGCTTCGGGGGGCTATTGGTTAGCGTCTTGTACCGACAAGATTTATGCTAATTCCTCTACTATCACTGGTAGTATTGGGGTTTATATGCCTTATTCTAATTGGGAAGAATTATATCGTAAAATCGGTATTAAACAAGAAAAAATTAAAAGTGGTGAATTCAAAGACATTATGTCTGCGGATCGACCGATGACTAATAAAGAGCGTGAAATTATTCAAGGCATTGTGAATGATACCTATGAAGGGTTTGTTCAAACAGTAGCAGAAGGCCGTAAGATGGATATAAATACAGTCCGGGCCTTGGCGGATGGAAGAATTTATACTGGTAACCAAGCTAAAGCCGTAGGGTTAGTGGATGACTTAGGCAATATGTATGATACTATTGATGCTGTAGCAAAGGCTGCTAATATTAAAGGGAAACCGGTTGTTAAGGAATTTGGTAATGATAATCCTTTTGCAAAATTAACCGGTAGCAGTAGCAAGGCGGAATTAATTAATATTTTGTTAATGTTATTAAAAAATGAGGATACCACAAATATGGGGTTACTTGCGCCTCAAGAGAAATGGTAG
- a CDS encoding CTP synthase, whose amino-acid sequence MAKYIFVTGGVVSSLGKGITAASLGRLLKSRGLKVTIQKFDPYINIDPGTMSPYQHGEVFVTDDGAETDLDLGHYERFVDINLGKSSNVTAGKIYWSVINKERQGDYLGSTVQVIPHITNEIKERVYQVGKDDEADIVITEIGGTVGDIESLPFLEAIRQVKKEVGRDDALYIHVTLVPYISAAGELKTKPTQHSVKELRGIGIHPDIIVCRAEKEISTEMKDKLALFCDIDANAVIQNRTASSIYQVPLMLQAEGLDRIVMEKMNIKAKEADMSDWQALVDKINNPSAEVTIAMVGKYVELPDAYMSVTESLNHGGFANDVKVNIKWVNAEEIEAEGTNLAEVFEGCKGILVPGGFGDRGVEGKISAIQYARENKIPFLGLCLGMQCAVIEFARNVCNLTDAHSSEFSDTLNPVIDLMSDQVDVEAKGGTMRLGQYPCKVSPTTNTHAAYKAELIHERHRHRFEFNNKYREQLTAAGLVIAGTLPDGSLVEIVEVKDHPWFVATQFHPELKSRPTNPHPLFRDFVTAAIANK is encoded by the coding sequence ATGGCAAAGTATATCTTCGTCACAGGTGGTGTTGTATCTTCCCTTGGTAAGGGTATTACAGCAGCTTCTTTGGGGCGATTGTTAAAAAGTCGTGGTCTGAAGGTCACAATTCAAAAGTTTGATCCCTATATAAATATTGATCCGGGTACAATGAGTCCGTATCAACATGGAGAGGTTTTCGTAACCGATGATGGTGCCGAAACAGATTTAGACTTAGGCCATTATGAGCGTTTTGTTGATATTAATTTAGGTAAGTCTTCCAATGTGACTGCCGGTAAGATTTATTGGTCAGTTATTAATAAAGAGCGTCAAGGTGACTATTTAGGTAGTACAGTTCAAGTTATTCCTCATATAACAAACGAGATTAAAGAACGTGTTTATCAAGTTGGTAAAGACGATGAAGCTGATATCGTTATTACTGAAATTGGCGGTACTGTTGGTGATATTGAAAGTTTACCGTTTTTAGAAGCCATTCGCCAAGTTAAAAAAGAAGTTGGCCGCGATGATGCTTTATATATTCATGTGACATTAGTTCCTTATATTTCAGCTGCCGGTGAGCTTAAAACTAAACCGACACAACATAGTGTAAAAGAGCTAAGAGGAATTGGAATTCATCCTGATATTATTGTTTGTCGTGCGGAAAAAGAAATTTCTACAGAAATGAAAGATAAATTAGCTTTATTCTGTGATATTGATGCCAATGCAGTAATTCAAAACAGAACAGCCAGCAGTATTTATCAAGTACCGTTAATGTTACAAGCAGAGGGTCTTGATAGAATTGTGATGGAAAAAATGAATATTAAAGCTAAAGAAGCTGATATGAGTGATTGGCAAGCTTTAGTTGATAAAATAAATAATCCTAGCGCAGAAGTAACAATCGCAATGGTGGGTAAATATGTTGAATTGCCGGATGCCTATATGAGTGTTACGGAGTCTTTAAATCATGGCGGGTTTGCCAATGATGTAAAAGTAAATATAAAATGGGTTAATGCCGAAGAAATTGAAGCTGAAGGAACAAATTTAGCGGAAGTTTTTGAAGGTTGTAAAGGAATTTTAGTGCCGGGCGGTTTTGGTGATAGAGGGGTTGAAGGAAAGATTTCAGCAATTCAGTATGCCAGAGAAAATAAAATTCCATTTTTAGGCCTATGCTTGGGAATGCAGTGTGCGGTTATTGAATTTGCCCGTAATGTGTGCAACTTAACCGATGCTCATAGTAGTGAATTCTCAGACACGCTTAACCCGGTCATTGACTTGATGTCAGATCAGGTTGATGTGGAAGCTAAGGGTGGGACGATGAGATTAGGACAATATCCTTGTAAAGTAAGTCCTACTACCAATACTCATGCAGCATATAAAGCTGAATTAATTCATGAGCGTCATCGTCATCGTTTTGAATTTAACAATAAATATCGTGAACAATTAACTGCAGCTGGCTTAGTAATCGCTGGAACATTGCCAGATGGCAGTTTAGTAGAGATTGTTGAGGTTAAAGATCATCCATGGTTTGTGGCAACGCAATTCCATCCGGAATTAAAATCTCGCCCAACTAATCCTCATCCATTATTCCGTGATTTCGTAACAGCAGCAATTGCTAATAAATAA